The following proteins come from a genomic window of Streptomyces sp. NBC_00539:
- a CDS encoding molybdopterin-dependent oxidoreductase — MTSPAPRSRPRPRPGRLPSFSGRLHDARTATAVGRWLGAAFAVCFVTGLISHYLQHPPSWAADALPARPVWGYRLSQGLHVATGLAALVLLPAKLWTVYPALFVWPPVRGVRHALERLSVAVLVASAVLEVFSGLLNIVEWYPWPFGFIQTHFALAWVAAGSILLHIAVKAPDITAHWGRRSPGTLALPAQDGPDRRALLLGVGAAVGVVTLTTAGQAFTPLARLDLLAPRHPGAGPMGLPVNRTAAAAGITAGALEDWRLEVIGPDPFRLTLDQLRTLPRASARLPLACVEGWSVDALWSGVRIRDLLARAGAPPGAGLRVTSLETSGAYRVMEMGRDYAEDPLTLLALELGGQVLSPDHGYPARIIAPNRPGVLQTKWVTRLEVL; from the coding sequence ATGACTTCCCCTGCCCCGCGCAGCCGCCCGCGGCCCCGGCCCGGCCGGCTGCCCTCCTTCTCCGGCCGGCTGCACGACGCCCGTACCGCCACCGCCGTCGGGCGGTGGCTCGGCGCGGCCTTCGCCGTCTGTTTCGTCACCGGACTGATCAGCCACTACCTCCAGCACCCGCCGTCCTGGGCGGCGGACGCGCTGCCCGCCCGGCCGGTCTGGGGCTACCGGCTCAGCCAGGGCCTGCACGTCGCGACCGGGCTCGCGGCGCTCGTGTTGCTGCCGGCCAAGCTGTGGACGGTGTACCCGGCCCTGTTCGTCTGGCCGCCGGTGCGCGGGGTGCGGCACGCGCTGGAGCGGCTGTCGGTCGCCGTGCTGGTGGCGTCGGCGGTCCTGGAGGTGTTCAGCGGACTGCTCAACATCGTCGAGTGGTACCCGTGGCCCTTCGGGTTCATCCAGACGCACTTCGCGCTGGCCTGGGTCGCGGCCGGCTCGATCCTGCTCCACATCGCCGTCAAGGCCCCCGACATCACGGCGCATTGGGGCCGCCGCTCACCCGGGACGCTCGCCCTCCCGGCGCAGGACGGCCCGGACCGGCGCGCGCTGCTCCTCGGCGTCGGCGCCGCCGTCGGTGTCGTCACGCTCACCACCGCCGGGCAGGCCTTCACCCCGCTCGCACGGCTGGACCTGCTCGCGCCCAGGCACCCCGGCGCCGGGCCGATGGGACTGCCGGTGAACAGGACGGCCGCGGCCGCCGGGATCACCGCCGGGGCACTGGAGGACTGGCGGCTGGAGGTGATCGGCCCGGATCCGTTCCGCCTGACGCTCGATCAGCTACGGACACTGCCCCGGGCGTCCGCCCGGCTGCCCCTCGCCTGTGTGGAGGGCTGGAGCGTGGACGCCCTGTGGAGCGGGGTGCGGATCAGGGACCTGCTCGCCAGGGCCGGCGCCCCACCCGGCGCCGGGCTGCGCGTCACCTCGCTGGAGACGTCCGGCGCCTACCGGGTGATGGAGATGGGCCGCGACTACGCCGAGGACCCGCTGACCCTGCTCGCGCTGGAACTCGGCGGACAGGTGCTCTCCCCGGACCACGGCTACCCGGCGCGGATCATCGCCCCCAACCGGCCGGGAGTGCTCCAGACCAAGTGGGTCACCCGCCTGGAGGTGCTGTGA
- a CDS encoding glycosyltransferase family 87 protein yields MNEPPDRPRDRAHGGARHGTWTAVTALLLAALTAVLVPAVRDAGHYADPAGLLWWYAAAWALFAAAVWSLRRVPQRRVVPLVLAGALAVAAVGLAGPPLTSTDSFRYAWDGRVQAAGISPYDHAPADPALRGLRDGWLFPHGRAACAGPDRAAVEPGVCTRINRPAVHTIYPPVAEGYFALVHVLSPPGVRHKALQAGGALTALGVTGVLLLVRRRAGADPRAAAYWAWCPAVAVEAVNDAHVDALAVLLSVAALGVVVRRRAAGGVLFGLAVAAKLLPAVLLPGALAGVRRWRDAAALLLPAAAAVGVAYLPYVLVSRSSVFGYLGGYAEEEGYQDPGAGGRYSLLRLVLPVSWAVPAVVVGMVAVVAYVWWRGDPLRPWSGALTVTGTAFLLTTPGYSWYALLLVALVALDGRAEWLGVAVAGAVAYVAPRLLGGATVQVVYGLAAAVVLAGWAARAGRGVRSGSPRTAQPMWKESP; encoded by the coding sequence ATGAACGAGCCCCCTGACCGCCCCCGTGACCGCGCCCATGGCGGCGCCCGCCACGGCACTTGGACCGCCGTCACCGCGCTGCTGCTCGCCGCCCTGACCGCCGTCCTCGTGCCCGCCGTCCGCGACGCGGGCCACTACGCCGACCCGGCGGGACTCCTGTGGTGGTACGCCGCCGCCTGGGCGCTGTTCGCCGCGGCCGTGTGGTCGCTGCGCCGCGTCCCGCAGCGGCGTGTCGTCCCGCTGGTGCTGGCGGGTGCGCTGGCCGTGGCGGCAGTGGGGCTGGCCGGGCCTCCGCTGACCAGTACCGATTCCTTCCGGTACGCCTGGGACGGCCGGGTCCAGGCCGCCGGGATCTCCCCGTACGACCACGCCCCCGCGGATCCGGCCCTGCGGGGGCTGCGCGACGGCTGGCTCTTCCCGCACGGCCGGGCGGCCTGCGCCGGGCCGGACCGGGCCGCCGTCGAGCCGGGGGTGTGCACCCGCATCAACCGGCCGGCCGTGCACACCATCTACCCGCCCGTCGCGGAGGGGTATTTCGCCCTCGTGCACGTCCTGTCGCCGCCCGGGGTGCGCCACAAGGCGCTCCAGGCCGGTGGCGCGCTGACGGCGCTCGGCGTCACGGGGGTCCTGCTGCTGGTCCGGCGGCGCGCGGGCGCGGATCCCCGTGCGGCGGCGTACTGGGCGTGGTGCCCGGCGGTCGCGGTGGAGGCGGTGAACGACGCGCACGTGGACGCTCTGGCGGTGCTGCTGTCGGTGGCCGCGCTGGGGGTGGTGGTGCGCCGCCGGGCGGCGGGCGGGGTGCTGTTCGGGCTGGCGGTCGCCGCGAAGCTGCTGCCCGCCGTACTGCTGCCGGGAGCGCTGGCGGGCGTACGGCGGTGGCGGGACGCGGCCGCCCTGCTGCTCCCGGCGGCCGCGGCGGTGGGGGTGGCCTACCTGCCGTACGTCCTCGTGTCCCGCTCGTCCGTCTTCGGGTACCTCGGCGGCTATGCCGAGGAGGAGGGGTACCAGGACCCGGGCGCGGGCGGCCGGTACTCGCTGCTGCGGCTGGTGCTCCCGGTGTCCTGGGCGGTGCCGGCCGTGGTGGTGGGGATGGTGGCGGTGGTGGCGTACGTCTGGTGGCGCGGTGATCCGCTGCGGCCGTGGAGCGGGGCGCTGACGGTGACCGGTACCGCGTTCCTGCTGACGACCCCGGGGTACTCCTGGTACGCGCTGCTGCTGGTCGCGCTGGTGGCGCTGGACGGTCGCGCGGAGTGGCTGGGGGTCGCGGTGGCGGGCGCCGTGGCGTACGTCGCCCCGCGCCTGCTGGGCGGTGCGACGGTGCAGGTGGTCTACGGGCTGGCGGCCGCGGTGGTGCTGGCGGGGTGGGCGGCCCGGGCCGGGAGGGGCGTCCGGTCCGGGTCGCCGCGCACGGCTCAGCCGATGTGGAAGGAGTCCCCGTAG
- a CDS encoding chitosanase, whose protein sequence is MFTPHRKSRTVAVGALLGAALIAVPVAAHATAAPTAPAAAATAAKATGLDDPAKKDIAMQIVSSAENSSLDWKAQYKYIEDIGDGRGYTAGIIGFCSGTGDMLDLVEYYTQVKPGNVLAKYLPALRKVDGTDSHKGLDPNFTKDWAKAAQDGEFKKAQDHERDRVYFDPAVKQGKSDGVGTLGQFMYYDAIVMHGDGTDSTSFRNIRGRALGKAKPPAQGGNETTWLNAFLDARVWAMKQEEAHSDTSRVDTAQRVFLKKGNLSLDTPLDWKVYGDSFHIG, encoded by the coding sequence GTGTTCACCCCCCACCGCAAGAGCAGGACCGTCGCCGTCGGAGCCCTCCTGGGCGCCGCCCTGATCGCCGTCCCCGTCGCCGCGCACGCCACCGCGGCCCCCACCGCACCGGCGGCCGCGGCAACCGCCGCCAAGGCGACGGGACTCGACGACCCGGCGAAGAAGGACATCGCCATGCAGATCGTCTCCAGCGCCGAGAACTCCTCGCTGGACTGGAAGGCGCAGTACAAGTACATAGAGGACATAGGCGACGGACGCGGCTACACGGCCGGCATCATCGGCTTCTGCTCGGGCACCGGCGACATGCTCGACCTCGTCGAGTACTACACGCAGGTCAAGCCCGGCAACGTCCTCGCCAAGTACCTCCCGGCCCTGCGCAAGGTGGACGGCACCGACTCGCACAAGGGCCTGGACCCGAACTTCACCAAGGACTGGGCGAAGGCCGCCCAGGACGGCGAGTTCAAGAAGGCCCAGGACCACGAGCGCGACCGCGTGTACTTCGACCCCGCCGTCAAGCAGGGCAAGTCCGACGGGGTCGGCACGCTCGGCCAGTTCATGTACTACGACGCCATCGTCATGCACGGCGACGGCACCGACTCCACCAGCTTCCGCAACATCCGGGGGCGCGCCCTGGGCAAGGCCAAGCCCCCGGCCCAGGGCGGCAACGAGACCACCTGGCTGAACGCCTTCCTCGACGCCCGGGTCTGGGCGATGAAGCAGGAGGAGGCGCACAGCGACACCAGTCGCGTCGACACCGCCCAGCGGGTCTTCCTCAAGAAGGGCAACCTCAGCCTCGACACCCCGCTCGACTGGAAGGTCTACGGGGACTCCTTCCACATCGGCTGA
- the sigK gene encoding ECF RNA polymerase sigma factor SigK → MGRIARGDQDAFAELYEVIAGPVHGIVVRVLRDRAQSEEVTQEVLIEVWRQAPRYRPDKGSVMTWVMTIAHRRAVDRVRSAQAATAREQDNAAREHTRAYDEVSERVEIRLESEQVRRCVRGLTELQRQAVHLAYYGGLTYREVAESLSTPLPTVKTRLRDGLIRLRDCMGVTV, encoded by the coding sequence ATGGGGCGGATCGCCCGCGGCGACCAGGACGCCTTCGCCGAGCTGTACGAAGTGATCGCGGGACCCGTCCACGGGATCGTCGTCAGAGTCCTGCGCGACCGCGCGCAGTCCGAGGAGGTCACCCAGGAGGTGCTGATCGAGGTCTGGCGCCAGGCGCCGCGCTACCGCCCCGACAAGGGCAGCGTGATGACCTGGGTGATGACCATCGCCCACCGCCGGGCGGTGGACCGGGTCCGCTCGGCGCAGGCCGCGACGGCCCGCGAGCAGGACAACGCCGCGCGGGAGCACACGCGCGCCTACGACGAGGTGAGCGAGCGGGTGGAGATCCGGCTGGAGAGCGAACAGGTGCGCCGCTGCGTGCGCGGGCTCACCGAACTGCAGCGGCAGGCCGTCCATCTGGCCTACTACGGCGGGCTCACCTACCGCGAGGTCGCCGAGTCCCTGAGCACCCCGCTCCCCACGGTCAAGACCCGACTGCGCGACGGGCTCATCCGGTTGCGCGACTGCATGGGGGTCACCGTATGA
- a CDS encoding anti-sigma factor, with translation MSGGADQLHALSGAYALDALEPAEREAFARHLPSCPLCAQEVREFSATAARLGSAVALAPPPALRAEVLARIDTVRQQPPVRRGIVALRRRALPLALAACLAGALALGGTALWQREQAREAARAVHDLRELTGVLTAPDARTVTGRSVSGARAAVVVSAARDRAAFLGSGLPAAPAGKTYQLWFADGGVMRPAGLVAGDGGTLMSGPVGRATAVGLTLEPAGGSARPTSQPLVLLGLAAGPGR, from the coding sequence ATGAGCGGCGGCGCCGACCAGTTGCACGCGCTGTCCGGCGCCTACGCCCTGGACGCGCTGGAACCCGCGGAACGGGAGGCGTTCGCGCGCCACCTGCCCTCCTGTCCGCTGTGCGCGCAGGAGGTACGGGAGTTCAGCGCCACGGCGGCCCGGCTGGGCTCGGCGGTCGCCCTGGCGCCGCCGCCCGCGCTGCGCGCCGAGGTGCTGGCCCGCATCGACACGGTGCGCCAGCAGCCCCCGGTCCGGCGGGGCATCGTGGCCCTGCGCAGACGCGCGCTCCCGCTGGCCCTCGCGGCGTGCCTGGCCGGGGCGCTGGCGCTGGGCGGCACGGCGCTGTGGCAGCGGGAGCAGGCCCGGGAGGCGGCCCGCGCGGTGCACGACCTGCGGGAGCTGACCGGGGTGCTGACGGCCCCCGACGCCCGTACGGTGACCGGCCGGTCGGTGTCCGGCGCGAGGGCGGCCGTGGTCGTCAGCGCGGCCCGGGACCGGGCGGCGTTCCTGGGCTCCGGACTGCCGGCCGCGCCGGCGGGCAAGACGTACCAGCTGTGGTTCGCGGACGGCGGGGTGATGCGTCCGGCCGGTCTCGTCGCGGGCGACGGCGGCACCCTCATGAGCGGCCCGGTGGGCCGTGCCACGGCGGTCGGCCTCACTCTGGAGCCGGCGGGCGGATCGGCGCGGCCGACGTCACAGCCGCTGGTGCTGCTGGGCCTGGCCGCCGGCCCGGGCCGGTGA
- the corA gene encoding magnesium/cobalt transporter CorA — protein sequence MFSSLRQVVRRGYRRAVDLSHPARSPLGSAVVNCVVYRDGVRQDGCADAEEALRRVRKSGDAFVWIGLHEPSQEELAGLAELFGLHPLAVEDAVNAHQRPKVERYDDTLFAVFKTVRYVEHEELTATSEVVETGELMAFTGQDFVITIRHGGQGTLGPVREALEAAPEQLAKGPAAVLHAIADHVVDDYVAVTDAVQSDMDAVETAVFSENGARGDAGRIYQLKRELLELRRAVAPLGRPLQLLATQPIPVIPPEIRAYFRDVADHLTRATEQITSYDSLLDSILQAHLAQVTVAQNEDMRKITAWAAIVAVPTMVCGVYGMNFDHMPELHWTYGYPAVLVVMALACYVIHRGFRRNGWL from the coding sequence ATGTTCAGCAGCCTGCGCCAGGTCGTGCGCCGCGGCTACCGCCGGGCCGTCGACCTCAGCCACCCGGCCCGTTCCCCGCTCGGCAGCGCGGTCGTCAACTGCGTGGTCTACCGCGACGGCGTCCGGCAGGACGGGTGCGCCGACGCGGAGGAGGCGCTGCGCCGGGTCCGCAAGAGCGGCGACGCCTTCGTCTGGATCGGCCTGCACGAGCCGTCCCAGGAGGAACTCGCGGGCCTGGCGGAGCTGTTCGGGCTGCACCCCCTCGCGGTCGAGGACGCCGTCAACGCGCACCAGCGGCCCAAGGTGGAGCGCTACGACGACACCCTCTTCGCCGTGTTCAAAACGGTCCGCTACGTCGAGCACGAGGAGCTGACCGCGACCAGCGAGGTCGTCGAGACCGGTGAGCTGATGGCCTTCACCGGCCAGGACTTCGTCATCACCATCCGGCACGGCGGGCAGGGCACCCTCGGGCCCGTCCGCGAGGCCCTCGAAGCCGCACCGGAGCAGCTCGCGAAGGGGCCGGCCGCCGTCCTGCACGCGATAGCCGACCACGTGGTGGACGACTACGTGGCCGTCACGGACGCCGTGCAGAGCGACATGGACGCCGTCGAGACCGCCGTCTTCAGCGAGAACGGCGCCCGCGGCGACGCGGGCCGGATCTACCAGCTCAAGCGCGAACTGCTCGAACTGCGCCGGGCGGTGGCGCCACTGGGCCGGCCGCTCCAGCTCCTCGCCACCCAGCCGATACCGGTCATCCCGCCCGAGATCCGCGCCTACTTCCGCGACGTGGCCGACCACCTGACCCGCGCCACCGAGCAGATCACCTCCTACGACTCCCTGCTCGACTCGATCCTCCAGGCCCACCTCGCGCAGGTGACCGTCGCCCAGAACGAGGACATGCGCAAGATCACGGCCTGGGCGGCGATCGTCGCCGTACCCACCATGGTCTGCGGCGTCTACGGCATGAACTTCGACCACATGCCCGAGCTGCACTGGACGTACGGCTATCCGGCCGTCCTCGTCGTCATGGCCCTGGCCTGCTACGTCATCCACCGCGGCTTCCGGCGCAACGGCTGGCTCTGA
- a CDS encoding TOBE domain-containing protein: MDSYTIGQAARLLGVSVDTARRWADAERFPTRRDGLRRMVDGPDLAAFCVELAKEGAEEEGAPYTSARNAFPGIVTAVKLGTVDAQVEIQAGPHRVVSLLTREAVEELGLEVGARAVARVKSTSVFVDRA; the protein is encoded by the coding sequence ATGGACTCCTACACGATCGGCCAGGCGGCCCGGCTGCTCGGTGTGAGCGTCGACACGGCGCGCCGCTGGGCGGACGCCGAACGGTTCCCGACCCGGCGCGACGGGCTGCGGCGGATGGTCGACGGCCCCGACCTGGCGGCCTTCTGCGTGGAGCTGGCGAAGGAGGGGGCGGAGGAGGAAGGGGCCCCGTACACCTCGGCGCGCAACGCCTTCCCGGGGATCGTCACCGCCGTGAAGCTCGGCACGGTGGACGCGCAGGTCGAGATCCAGGCCGGGCCGCACCGCGTGGTGTCCCTGCTGACGCGGGAGGCCGTGGAGGAGCTCGGCCTGGAGGTCGGGGCGCGGGCGGTCGCCCGCGTCAAGTCGACCAGCGTCTTCGTCGACCGGGCCTGA
- a CDS encoding LysR family transcriptional regulator ArgP: MDELPLEQVRTLLAVVDEGTFDAAAAALHVTPSAVSQRVKALEQRTGRVLLMRTKPVRATESGQVVVRFARQLARLERDARAELGMGMADGRGPVRLPVAVNADSLATWFLPALTRVPQDPPVCFELHREDEAHTTALLREGQVMAAVTSSPDPVAGCTVRALGLARYLPVASPAFLARYLAGPRSLADRLRGAPAIVFDRRDELQDRFVRSLAGADAEPPAGAVRHHVPTSEGFRDAVAAGLGWGMVPQPQAEPLLATGELVLLTPRRPLDVPLYWQQWKLDSPALAAVAAVIVRAAEEALLPAT, from the coding sequence ATGGACGAGCTACCTCTCGAACAGGTACGGACCCTGCTGGCGGTCGTGGACGAGGGCACCTTCGACGCGGCGGCGGCCGCCCTGCACGTGACGCCCTCCGCGGTGAGCCAGCGCGTCAAGGCGCTGGAGCAGCGCACGGGCCGGGTACTGCTGATGCGGACCAAGCCCGTACGGGCCACGGAGTCCGGGCAGGTGGTGGTCCGCTTCGCCCGGCAGCTGGCCCGGCTGGAGCGCGACGCCCGGGCCGAGCTCGGCATGGGCATGGCGGACGGACGGGGCCCGGTGCGGCTGCCGGTGGCGGTCAACGCGGACTCGCTGGCCACCTGGTTCCTGCCGGCCCTGACGCGGGTGCCGCAGGACCCGCCGGTCTGCTTCGAGCTGCACCGCGAGGACGAGGCGCACACGACGGCGCTGCTGCGGGAAGGGCAGGTGATGGCCGCGGTGACCTCCTCGCCGGACCCGGTGGCGGGCTGCACGGTACGGGCGCTGGGCCTCGCGCGGTACCTGCCCGTGGCGAGCCCCGCCTTCCTGGCCCGGTACCTGGCCGGCCCACGGTCCCTGGCCGACCGGCTGCGCGGGGCGCCGGCCATCGTGTTCGACCGCCGGGACGAGCTGCAGGACAGGTTCGTACGGTCGCTCGCCGGCGCGGACGCGGAGCCCCCTGCCGGTGCCGTGCGGCACCACGTGCCGACCTCGGAGGGCTTCCGCGACGCGGTGGCCGCGGGACTCGGCTGGGGGATGGTGCCGCAGCCGCAGGCCGAACCCCTGCTGGCGACCGGGGAACTGGTGCTGCTGACCCCCCGACGGCCGCTGGACGTGCCGCTGTACTGGCAGCAGTGGAAGCTGGACTCGCCCGCCCTGGCGGCCGTCGCGGCGGTGATCGTCCGGGCGGCGGAGGAGGCGCTCCTGCCCGCGACGTGA
- a CDS encoding LysE/ArgO family amino acid transporter, translated as MTHGITTAALAGFGTGLSLIVAIGAQNAFVLRQGARRHAVLPVVAICAVSDLVLIVLGVAGVGAFVTAWPAALTVVGLAGGGFLICYGVLAARRVLRPVPGAALSTDGAAAGSARRAVLTCLAMTWLNPHVYLDTVLLLGSLAADRGDLRWAFGIGAAAASLTWFTTLGYGARLLSGFLARPSAWRVLDGLVAATMVTMGGMLLARA; from the coding sequence ATGACACACGGCATCACCACAGCGGCCCTGGCGGGCTTCGGCACCGGCCTTTCCCTCATCGTCGCCATCGGCGCGCAGAACGCGTTCGTCCTGCGCCAGGGGGCGCGCCGGCACGCCGTCCTTCCGGTCGTCGCCATCTGCGCCGTGTCCGACCTGGTCCTCATCGTCCTCGGCGTCGCGGGCGTCGGCGCCTTCGTCACCGCCTGGCCGGCCGCGCTGACGGTCGTCGGCCTCGCCGGCGGCGGCTTCCTGATCTGCTACGGGGTCCTCGCGGCCCGCCGGGTGCTGCGGCCCGTCCCGGGCGCCGCCCTCAGCACCGACGGCGCCGCGGCCGGTTCCGCCCGCCGGGCCGTGCTGACCTGCCTGGCCATGACCTGGCTCAACCCGCACGTCTACCTGGACACCGTCCTGCTGCTGGGATCCCTCGCCGCCGACCGCGGCGACCTCCGGTGGGCCTTCGGCATCGGCGCCGCCGCGGCCAGCCTGACGTGGTTCACCACCCTGGGGTACGGCGCCCGCCTGCTGAGCGGGTTCCTGGCCCGCCCGTCGGCCTGGAGGGTCCTGGACGGGCTCGTCGCGGCGACGATGGTGACGATGGGCGGCATGCTGCTGGCCCGCGCCTGA
- a CDS encoding NUDIX hydrolase: protein MPDRPPAGGARAYDAAARPAPLVVATGVVMDTRGRVLVLTTAHEPALPGGAVTGAETPEQGLARLLREELGLAVPAGRLLAVDARPPGAQGSSLVVHVHFVGPLAPERVPTVPSAGGAVAGAHWLTPEEACERLPAPAAHRLRAALAALHAGSFAHLADGVAQPGSPAGLDPARRVELEHAGAFDAAGHRASRPKAVTAASVLFTDRAGRVLLVRPAYGKPGRWILPGGGVDSDLGETPRAAAAREVREETGLDRSPGRLLAVNWAHRQGRPARIRFLYDGGVLGPAELDAIRLPASELLDWRTAARRELRGLVKPLLRRQIEACLTALAEGTGPLELHAGRPYQGNVRTREDVRGDHEEPLTEG from the coding sequence GTGCCCGACCGCCCTCCTGCCGGCGGGGCGCGCGCCTATGACGCCGCCGCCCGGCCCGCCCCGCTCGTCGTCGCGACCGGGGTCGTCATGGACACCCGCGGGCGGGTCCTCGTACTGACCACCGCGCACGAGCCCGCGCTGCCCGGCGGCGCGGTGACGGGCGCGGAGACGCCCGAGCAAGGTCTGGCGCGCCTGTTGCGGGAGGAGCTCGGCCTGGCCGTGCCGGCCGGCCGGCTGCTCGCCGTCGACGCCCGCCCGCCCGGCGCGCAGGGGTCGTCCCTCGTCGTACACGTCCACTTCGTCGGGCCGCTCGCTCCCGAACGGGTCCCCACGGTCCCCTCCGCGGGCGGTGCGGTCGCCGGGGCGCACTGGCTGACGCCCGAGGAGGCCTGCGAACGGCTTCCCGCCCCTGCCGCCCACCGGCTGCGCGCCGCCCTGGCGGCCCTCCACGCCGGTTCCTTCGCGCACTTGGCGGACGGGGTCGCCCAACCCGGCTCGCCCGCCGGGCTCGACCCCGCCCGCCGGGTGGAACTGGAGCACGCGGGCGCCTTCGACGCCGCCGGTCACCGCGCGTCGCGCCCGAAGGCCGTCACCGCGGCGAGCGTGCTGTTCACCGACCGGGCCGGCCGGGTCCTGCTGGTGCGCCCGGCCTACGGCAAGCCGGGCCGCTGGATCCTCCCGGGCGGCGGAGTCGACAGCGACCTCGGGGAGACCCCGCGGGCCGCCGCCGCCCGCGAGGTGCGCGAGGAGACGGGCCTGGACCGCTCCCCCGGGCGCCTGCTCGCCGTGAACTGGGCACACCGGCAGGGGCGTCCGGCCCGGATCCGGTTCCTCTACGACGGAGGTGTGCTCGGGCCGGCCGAACTCGACGCGATCCGCCTGCCGGCGAGCGAGCTGCTGGACTGGCGCACGGCGGCCCGGCGCGAGTTGCGCGGCCTCGTCAAACCCCTTCTGCGCCGGCAGATCGAGGCCTGCCTGACGGCACTGGCGGAGGGCACCGGCCCCCTGGAACTGCACGCCGGGCGTCCCTACCAGGGGAACGTCAGGACCCGTGAAGACGTACGAGGAGACCATGAGGAACCCTTGACCGAAGGTTGA
- a CDS encoding DUF6445 family protein, whose amino-acid sequence MPLRPPPLPVLPYRKPTRGRDYWILDDVLPDPDAVRRRCLARDDWTEGYPHKPESWPGLRTMPALEPAELAHVERLVRKATGAPRIWAQQPSGGGTFNHNCVQVVGAGECEPRPHTDSRTLCRYAAVLYLNPLVPKDCGTSFYRQQLAGGSLGGNQVAAPHNNLVDALGTRFVSPDSFVEDVRVPHKANRLLLYSANLIHTATGYCGTTLEEKRMTAVFFWMA is encoded by the coding sequence ATGCCTCTACGACCCCCACCCCTTCCCGTACTCCCGTACCGCAAGCCGACGCGCGGGCGCGACTACTGGATACTCGACGACGTGCTGCCGGACCCGGACGCCGTCCGCCGGCGCTGCCTGGCCAGGGACGACTGGACGGAGGGCTACCCCCACAAGCCGGAGAGCTGGCCGGGACTGCGCACCATGCCCGCGCTGGAACCGGCGGAGCTGGCCCACGTCGAACGCCTGGTGCGCAAGGCGACCGGCGCCCCGAGGATATGGGCGCAACAGCCTTCCGGAGGCGGCACGTTCAACCACAACTGCGTCCAGGTCGTCGGCGCGGGCGAGTGCGAGCCGCGCCCCCACACGGACTCGCGCACCCTGTGCCGCTACGCGGCCGTGCTCTACCTCAACCCCCTGGTCCCCAAGGACTGCGGCACGAGCTTCTACCGCCAGCAGCTGGCCGGCGGCAGCCTCGGCGGCAACCAGGTGGCGGCGCCGCACAACAACCTCGTGGACGCCCTCGGCACCCGCTTCGTCTCCCCCGACTCCTTCGTCGAGGACGTCCGCGTACCCCACAAGGCCAACCGCCTCCTGCTCTACTCCGCCAACCTGATCCACACGGCCACCGGATACTGCGGCACCACCCTGGAGGAGAAGCGCATGACGGCCGTCTTCTTCTGGATGGCCTGA
- a CDS encoding DUF6153 family protein, with amino-acid sequence MNASRSGRAVGAWAHLLLVVVLALGVFVMHTVGHPDSPSAHPPAHTPAAMAPAAHGGGAQAAPHAPGMRMDMASLCVAVLGAAVLLVLLGAALRRGTGRAARPGTGATLLPVPRPPPRAPDLALLSILRI; translated from the coding sequence GTGAACGCGAGCCGCAGCGGGCGGGCGGTGGGTGCCTGGGCGCACCTGCTGCTCGTCGTCGTGCTCGCGCTCGGGGTCTTCGTGATGCACACGGTCGGCCACCCCGACAGCCCGTCCGCGCATCCCCCCGCACACACGCCGGCCGCGATGGCGCCGGCCGCTCACGGCGGCGGCGCCCAGGCGGCGCCGCACGCTCCGGGCATGCGGATGGACATGGCCTCCCTCTGCGTGGCCGTGCTGGGCGCCGCGGTCCTCCTCGTGCTGCTGGGCGCTGCCCTGCGCCGGGGTACGGGGCGGGCGGCGCGGCCGGGCACGGGCGCGACGCTCCTTCCGGTCCCCCGACCGCCGCCACGGGCGCCCGACCTCGCCCTCCTGTCGATCCTGCGCATATAG
- a CDS encoding DUF305 domain-containing protein, giving the protein MTGTTLRRISLTATATAAGLLLAACGHGGGAATSGTEHGAPTASRAAAFGAADVTFAQQMIPHHQQAVEMAALADGRAQDSEVKTLAAAIRTAQDPEIRTMKSWLTAWGQPESGSAMPGMNHGSGAHDGSGMSGMMSDQDMKDLDAAKGGDFDKEFARLMIAHHDGAIAMARAEQKDGLNPSAKKLADEVVKAQSAEVEQLKKILARL; this is encoded by the coding sequence ATGACCGGCACCACTCTCCGCCGTATCTCCCTCACCGCCACCGCGACCGCCGCCGGGCTGCTCCTCGCCGCCTGCGGACACGGCGGCGGAGCCGCGACGAGCGGCACGGAACACGGCGCCCCCACCGCCTCCCGGGCGGCGGCGTTCGGCGCGGCGGACGTCACGTTCGCACAGCAGATGATCCCCCACCACCAGCAGGCCGTGGAGATGGCCGCGCTGGCCGACGGACGGGCCCAGGACTCCGAGGTCAAGACGCTCGCCGCCGCGATCCGTACGGCGCAGGACCCCGAGATCCGGACCATGAAGTCGTGGCTCACCGCCTGGGGGCAGCCGGAATCGGGCAGCGCCATGCCGGGGATGAACCACGGCTCGGGCGCGCACGACGGATCCGGCATGTCCGGGATGATGTCCGACCAGGACATGAAGGACCTCGACGCCGCCAAGGGCGGAGACTTCGACAAGGAGTTCGCCCGCCTGATGATCGCCCACCACGACGGGGCGATCGCCATGGCCCGCGCCGAACAGAAGGACGGCCTGAACCCCTCCGCGAAGAAGCTCGCCGACGAGGTGGTCAAGGCCCAGTCGGCGGAGGTCGAGCAGCTGAAGAAGATCCTCGCCCGCCTCTGA